A window of the Gossypium hirsutum isolate 1008001.06 chromosome A03, Gossypium_hirsutum_v2.1, whole genome shotgun sequence genome harbors these coding sequences:
- the LOC107888198 gene encoding zinc transporter 7 — MKSVLKSLANSIFLVLFIIFSSSTPLVLAQCEAETKTNGCHNYRESMKLKIIAIFAILLSSMIGVCLPLFSRQVPSLKPDRDLFTIVKAFASGVILATGYMHVLPDSFNDLMSGCLPENPWRKFPFTTFVAMLSAVLTLMVDSFAMSVYKKRCGKALMAEANNGGGLENTNVVPIDNFEHGNSHSLEMNDDVSSQLLRHRVIAQVLELGIVVHSVVIGLAMGASGNQCTIRSLIAALCFHQMFEGMGLGGCILQAEYEIKMKAIMVFFFSATTPLGIVLGIGLSKVYSETSPTSLIVLGLLNACSAGLLNYMALVDLLAADFLGPKLQTNMKLQAWSYVAVLLGAGFMSLMAKWA, encoded by the exons ATGAAATCGGTTCTAAAATCCCTTGCAAACTCAATCTTCCTTGTTCTTTTCATCATCTTTTCATCTTCTACTCCACTTGTATTAGCTCAATGTGAAGCAGAGACCAAGACTAATGGATGCCATAACTACAGAGAATCCATGAAGCTAAAAATCATTGCCATTTTCGCAATTTTACTATCCAGCATGATTGGCGTGTGTCTACCATTGTTTTCTCGTCAGGTTCCGTCACTTAAACCCGACAGGGACTTGTTCACCATTGTCAAGGCATTCGCCTCCGGTGTTATTCTAGCGACTGGGTACATGCACGTGCTACCGGATTCTTTCAACGACCTTATGTCTGGGTGTTTGCCTGAAAACCCATGGAGGAAGTTCCCTTTCACAACCTTCGTCGCAATGCTGTCGGCTGTGTTGACCCTTATGGTGGATTCATTTGCAATGAGTGTATACAAGAAACGTTGCGGTAAAGCTTTAATGGCGGAGGCTAACAATGGTGGTGGATTGGAAAATACGAACGTTGTACCAATAGATAATTTTGAGCACGGCAATAGCCATTCACTTGAGATGAATGACGACGTATCATCACAATTGTTAAGGCATCGAGTTATTGCTCAG GTATTAGAGTTGGGAATTGTAGTTCATTCAGTGGTGATTGGTCTTGCAATGGGAGCCTCTGGCAATCAATGCACCATTCGATCACTCATTGCTGCCCTTTGCTTCCATCAAATGTTTGAGGGGATGGGACTTGGTGGATGCATACTGCAG GCTGAATATGAGATAAAAATGAAAGCAATCATGGTATTCTTCTTTTCAGCCACAACGCCACTTGGAATAGTTCTTGGAATTGGTTTGTCTAAGGTTTACAGTGAGACGAGTCCAACTTCACTTATTGTGTTGGGACTACTTAATGCTTGCTCAGCAGGGTTGCTGAATTACATGGCACTGGTCGATCTCCTTGCAGCTGATTTTCTGGGCCCTAAGCTTCAAACAAATATGAAGCTCCAGGCTTGGTCATATGTCGCAGTTTTACTTGGTGCTGGATTTATGTCTTTGATGGCAAAATGGGCTTAG
- the LOC107887401 gene encoding nuclear pore complex protein NUP93A isoform X2 — translation MIHMRAMASEQGMSSWTDLLHSSTKLLEQAAPSAQFPPLQRNLDQLEALSKKLKAKTLRTEAPSQSIAATRLLAWEGINAEQLTRDMKSFELKTTFEDVFPTEATSVEEYLQQEDWQKEKRDFLQSLSRISTLPKTNMIDKSSGGIRSGQMVPMASSSHVSSGPSASGLLPLADKPVVEKKCRYMRKLLEI, via the exons A TGATTCACATGAGAGCTATGGCGAGTGAGCAAGGCATGAGTAGTTGGACCGATCTTCTCCACTCATCCACCAAGCTTCTTGAGCAAGCTGCTCCTTCTGCTCAGTTTCCTCCTCTTCAG AGAAACTTAGATCAGTTAGAAGCACTATCAAAGAAGCTCAAGGCAAAAACCTTAAGAACTGAGGCTCCTTCTCAATCCATTGCTGCCACAAG GCTACTTGCATGGGAGGGAATTAACGCTGAACAGCTTACACGCGATATGAAGTCTTTTGAATTGAAG ACAACATTTGAGGATGTTTTCCCTACTGAAGCAACAAGCGTTGAGGAGTATCTGCAGCAG GAAGATTGGCAAAAGGAAAAACGGGATTTCTTACAGAGTTTGAGCAGAATTTCAACATTACCTAAGACAAACATGATTGATAAAAGCAGTGGTGGTATTCGTTCGGGTCAAATGGTTCCCATGGCTTCTAGTTCTCATGTTTCTTCTGGTCCTTCTGCCAGTGGGCTTCTACCTTTAGCTGACAAGCCAGTTGTTGAGAAAAAGTGTCGGTATATGCGGAAGTTGTTAGAAATCTAA
- the LOC107887401 gene encoding nuclear pore complex protein NUP93A isoform X1, which translates to MRAMASEQGMSSWTDLLHSSTKLLEQAAPSAQFPPLQRNLDQLEALSKKLKAKTLRTEAPSQSIAATRLLAWEGINAEQLTRDMKSFELKTTFEDVFPTEATSVEEYLQQEDWQKEKRDFLQSLSRISTLPKTNMIDKSSGGIRSGQMVPMASSSHVSSGPSASGLLPLADKPVVEKKCRYMRKLLEI; encoded by the exons ATGAGAGCTATGGCGAGTGAGCAAGGCATGAGTAGTTGGACCGATCTTCTCCACTCATCCACCAAGCTTCTTGAGCAAGCTGCTCCTTCTGCTCAGTTTCCTCCTCTTCAG AGAAACTTAGATCAGTTAGAAGCACTATCAAAGAAGCTCAAGGCAAAAACCTTAAGAACTGAGGCTCCTTCTCAATCCATTGCTGCCACAAG GCTACTTGCATGGGAGGGAATTAACGCTGAACAGCTTACACGCGATATGAAGTCTTTTGAATTGAAG ACAACATTTGAGGATGTTTTCCCTACTGAAGCAACAAGCGTTGAGGAGTATCTGCAGCAG GAAGATTGGCAAAAGGAAAAACGGGATTTCTTACAGAGTTTGAGCAGAATTTCAACATTACCTAAGACAAACATGATTGATAAAAGCAGTGGTGGTATTCGTTCGGGTCAAATGGTTCCCATGGCTTCTAGTTCTCATGTTTCTTCTGGTCCTTCTGCCAGTGGGCTTCTACCTTTAGCTGACAAGCCAGTTGTTGAGAAAAAGTGTCGGTATATGCGGAAGTTGTTAGAAATCTAA